In Jeotgalibaca arthritidis, a single genomic region encodes these proteins:
- a CDS encoding MATE family efflux transporter, protein METLKSIFRVASANIFSLGSSFILGFILPIYISTFDYGKYKEFTLYLTFIYIFNIGFNDGIYIKYGGSNKFDLNLSELNSEVKFIKTFQTVMFVAVLAFALLKQDIVLLYFSIATFLMNLIQFHKNLLQAIGEFKDYSKLNMYNTIFNVLMMIIAIFLVSRNDYSVYIFAHVFALLLAYIFYEINFRKTFNFKKEKVRKLSAEDIYHLFKVGIVILLSNMIVTFIANIGSWFVNFGFSTEEFAQYSFSTSLLNIILLVVNAISLVFYNLIAKKEDQEMLINLKKILLLIGCFGGLGFFVFSFIITNYISKYVPALAILSITFISIPYIMESNVIFNNIYKTRNNKKQYLKDMLVFLAIAITLIAITSSISSKMEHIAMATTLSYLIWYFIVTNFKYRYLRDGIKESIFILSHIIIFYICANLLSLPIGFISYFLYVCVILLLYKKELSEMVSKYMRQA, encoded by the coding sequence TTTTCAGTTTAGGTAGTAGTTTTATTTTAGGTTTTATATTACCTATATACATCAGTACATTTGATTATGGGAAATATAAAGAATTTACGTTGTATTTAACATTTATTTACATTTTTAATATTGGATTTAACGATGGAATCTACATTAAATACGGTGGTAGTAATAAATTTGATTTAAATCTTAGCGAACTGAATTCAGAAGTTAAGTTTATAAAAACTTTTCAAACAGTTATGTTTGTTGCTGTTTTAGCTTTTGCGCTTCTTAAACAAGATATTGTTTTGCTATATTTTTCAATAGCTACATTTTTAATGAACTTAATTCAGTTCCACAAAAATTTATTACAAGCGATTGGAGAATTCAAAGATTACTCTAAATTAAATATGTATAATACGATCTTTAATGTTTTGATGATGATCATCGCAATATTTTTAGTTTCAAGAAATGACTATTCTGTATATATCTTTGCTCACGTTTTTGCTTTGTTATTAGCATATATTTTTTATGAAATTAACTTTAGAAAAACATTTAACTTTAAAAAAGAAAAAGTTAGAAAACTATCTGCTGAAGATATTTATCATTTATTCAAAGTAGGAATTGTTATCTTACTTTCAAATATGATTGTTACCTTTATAGCGAATATTGGGTCCTGGTTTGTAAATTTTGGTTTTTCGACAGAGGAGTTTGCTCAATATTCATTTTCTACATCGTTGTTAAATATTATTCTATTAGTTGTCAATGCAATTAGTCTGGTTTTTTATAACTTAATCGCAAAAAAAGAAGATCAAGAGATGTTAATAAATTTGAAAAAGATATTATTGCTGATTGGATGTTTTGGAGGTTTAGGCTTTTTCGTATTTAGCTTTATCATTACAAACTATATTTCCAAATATGTACCAGCCTTAGCAATACTATCTATAACATTTATTTCGATACCGTACATTATGGAATCAAATGTCATTTTTAACAACATTTATAAAACAAGAAATAATAAAAAACAGTATTTGAAAGATATGCTAGTTTTTTTAGCAATCGCAATAACTTTAATTGCAATAACTTCATCTATTTCTTCAAAAATGGAACACATAGCGATGGCTACTACTCTTTCCTACTTAATATGGTACTTTATAGTAACCAACTTTAAATATCGGTATTTACGTGATGGAATAAAAGAAAGCATATTTATTCTTTCTCACATTATTATCTTTTATATATGTGCGAATCTTCTTTCTTTACCTATAGGGTTTATATCATATTTCTTATATGTATGTGTGATTTTACTGTTGTATAAAAAAGAACTTTCTGAGATGGTAAGTAAATATATGAGGCAAGCGTAG
- a CDS encoding GW dipeptide domain-containing protein, with protein MIKKSRWISSLLVFQLLCAPVPNILAVVTDNNIETTSVVEEDRQVFIDSHIDIANEVGLRLHVLPELIISEMAILSDWGNHDFVLNNNYFAMVDEEGTYKEYPSIEDSIEDFYININSNVIGVESLDDVIELIEDDAYKVLVSDVLTNYDLSYENDEVVEEPKEEASESDNSEESATDIENSESELIEDVIEEDIQENIEVVEEKEEVVQESSPKKLARVFIANDILNEKNTSYAARIRDYSFDIYTLPEELINAKKVANATSHKNSNFVITKEAETLNGKYSYLTLYGKDIGWIKTNALEPEVTISTKNVTYGAQIVAKNNTVDTLPYGLNGFKTLHRTSEFLGNNIVVTQEMVTRRGTFAYVYRYGKELGWVDINALSKEVINKRIKVNYAAKIVGVNNTIDTLPYGIEGFSTIGRSPDYKNVKVIVNEEATTSRGTFALISINGKEVGWIDKKGLEIETVLKTTNVNYAAKISTKNNTIDTLPYGVYNFKTIDRTSKYYNKNIVVSQEKETSRGTFALISISGKEIGWVDTNALSPEVITSTKGVHYAARIVTKNNSIDTLPYGVRGFTKIAASSQYYGTDIVATEEVVTVRGTFAKVYRYGKLLGWIDTRALNKETVSSTKKTSYTTIISKTGFTIDTLPYGISGFKNVAKSAQYLKQKVTVVEEKTTRRGTFALIKVNGKELGWLDTKAFGYTVFIDPGHGGSDPGATYYGVQEKKINLQVSLKLQKLLQNMGYNVIMLRTTDTSFDFKTERSKIANASGADIFVSVHHNAMPNNSTAHGIETYYYEYDPDYPSKINGAFHNDPQRILQSSKLANSIHNSLISSTKAYNRGVRRDTFAVLRETAIPAVLLELGYMSNRNELNKLTTDSYQNTLAQAIAKGIDNYFK; from the coding sequence TTGATTAAAAAGAGTAGATGGATTTCTAGTTTGCTTGTATTCCAGTTACTTTGCGCACCGGTTCCTAATATATTGGCTGTTGTTACAGATAATAATATTGAAACCACGTCAGTTGTAGAAGAAGACCGTCAAGTTTTTATTGACTCGCATATAGATATAGCAAATGAGGTAGGACTTCGTTTGCACGTGTTGCCAGAACTTATTATTTCGGAAATGGCAATTTTAAGCGATTGGGGCAATCATGACTTTGTCCTAAATAACAATTATTTTGCTATGGTAGACGAAGAGGGAACATATAAAGAATACCCCAGTATAGAGGATTCGATAGAAGACTTCTATATAAACATTAATTCTAATGTTATAGGTGTAGAATCTTTAGATGATGTCATTGAATTAATAGAAGATGATGCTTATAAAGTTTTAGTGTCGGATGTTCTAACAAACTACGATTTGAGTTATGAAAATGATGAAGTCGTAGAAGAGCCTAAAGAAGAAGCTTCAGAGAGTGATAATTCTGAAGAATCAGCTACTGATATTGAAAATTCAGAATCAGAACTTATAGAAGATGTTATCGAGGAAGATATCCAAGAGAATATTGAAGTTGTTGAAGAAAAAGAAGAAGTAGTTCAAGAAAGTTCTCCAAAAAAATTAGCAAGAGTTTTTATTGCTAATGACATTTTAAATGAAAAGAATACGAGCTATGCAGCAAGGATAAGAGACTATAGCTTCGATATATATACTTTGCCTGAAGAATTGATAAATGCTAAAAAAGTTGCAAATGCTACAAGTCATAAAAATAGTAATTTTGTAATAACTAAAGAAGCGGAAACACTTAATGGAAAATATAGTTATCTAACTTTATATGGAAAAGATATTGGTTGGATTAAAACGAATGCACTTGAACCGGAGGTAACAATTAGCACGAAAAATGTTACTTATGGGGCTCAAATTGTAGCAAAGAATAACACAGTAGATACGTTACCATATGGTTTAAATGGGTTTAAAACTTTACACCGCACAAGCGAATTTCTTGGAAATAACATTGTAGTTACACAAGAGATGGTAACAAGAAGAGGGACTTTTGCATATGTCTATCGCTATGGCAAGGAGTTAGGTTGGGTAGATATTAATGCACTATCAAAAGAAGTTATCAATAAAAGAATAAAGGTTAATTATGCAGCCAAAATTGTAGGTGTAAATAATACTATTGATACGCTACCATACGGTATAGAAGGATTTTCAACAATTGGAAGATCACCGGATTACAAAAATGTAAAAGTAATTGTGAATGAAGAAGCTACTACAAGCAGAGGAACTTTTGCATTGATATCTATAAATGGAAAAGAAGTAGGCTGGATAGATAAAAAAGGTCTTGAAATTGAAACAGTTTTAAAAACGACTAATGTCAACTACGCTGCAAAAATAAGCACTAAAAATAATACGATAGATACACTCCCATATGGTGTATATAATTTTAAGACAATTGATCGCACATCAAAGTATTACAATAAAAATATTGTGGTTTCTCAAGAAAAAGAGACAAGTAGGGGAACTTTTGCTTTAATATCAATTAGTGGAAAAGAAATAGGTTGGGTAGATACTAACGCATTAAGCCCAGAAGTTATCACTTCTACAAAAGGGGTTCATTATGCTGCTAGAATTGTTACCAAAAACAATTCAATAGATACATTACCATATGGGGTTAGAGGGTTTACAAAAATTGCTGCTTCATCTCAATATTATGGTACCGATATTGTTGCTACTGAGGAAGTTGTAACCGTTAGAGGAACGTTTGCGAAAGTTTATAGATATGGTAAGCTATTAGGCTGGATTGACACTAGAGCTCTTAATAAAGAAACAGTTAGCTCTACTAAAAAGACAAGCTATACAACTATAATTAGTAAAACTGGATTTACGATTGATACATTACCATATGGTATTTCAGGTTTTAAAAATGTAGCAAAATCAGCGCAGTATTTAAAGCAAAAGGTTACTGTTGTAGAGGAAAAAACAACACGTAGAGGAACCTTTGCTTTGATTAAAGTAAATGGTAAAGAGTTAGGTTGGCTTGATACCAAAGCATTTGGATATACTGTTTTTATTGATCCTGGTCACGGCGGTTCCGATCCTGGGGCGACTTATTATGGCGTTCAAGAAAAGAAAATCAACTTGCAAGTTTCACTAAAACTACAAAAACTCTTACAAAATATGGGATACAATGTCATAATGTTAAGAACAACTGATACATCATTTGACTTTAAAACAGAAAGATCTAAAATTGCTAATGCAAGTGGGGCCGATATTTTTGTAAGTGTCCATCACAATGCGATGCCTAATAATTCGACAGCACATGGTATTGAAACTTACTACTATGAGTATGATCCAGATTATCCTTCAAAAATAAATGGAGCTTTTCATAATGATCCACAAAGAATTTTACAAAGCTCAAAACTTGCTAATTCTATTCATAATAGTTTAATTAGTAGTACAAAGGCATACAATCGCGGGGTAAGAAGAGATACCTTTGCTGTTCTTAGAGAAACAGCGATTCCTGCTGTATTGTTAGAATTAGGCTATATGAGTAATCGAAATGAACTTAATAAATTGACTACAGATAGTTACCAAAATACGCTTGCACAAGCGATTGCTAAGGGTATTGATAATTATTTTAAATAA
- a CDS encoding GW dipeptide domain-containing protein, translated as MKKKNRLSALVLFSSSIVLSTFTEEPIVYADTVDQTSILESEEKVSVIEQEETILIEEEYLLNLEINEDKTEIKGETNPGLSILLTIDDGEFSTIIPDEIGQFTIDLLSYSESKVLKFDAIDEESDVKISKELKITDSQREVLLAPIIIDESEAMIFGQSLPDKTVEIWQNDMLIETVMTDELGQFSFEVSEEFHNIDLVFYTVSDQGEKSEATVYKKIVEVEEENDSIEIPGKSEDEKKEDTVVEKPVTDVQQPKSEIKEVAPIAKIVVQKAKIAEVNGKTYHYVQSGETLSKIATAYSTTVDQILKWNPNIKNANLISTGDLISVDGVNVYDQIDKEKKTFSTPSDFINYISPIAQELAAKNNIYASVMIAQAAHESGWGKSALATVGNNLSGVKGSYNGNSIVMLTWEEVNNEVIWIQDYFRLYSSYREALLDYVDKIKNGVSYNPEIYKGAWVENTASHMDATEWLTGRYATDSKYGSKLNATISTNNLTRFDTHVKITNPITEQYTTNYKARIDKKNITIYSEPYGTASYESLGNTNKYIGQTITVKQEKINNLGTWSKMYLGNTFIGWVKKSDLSTDVVKSSKTVNYAAKVTSGSYTIQTDFLDNSNTISSSKYLNTNIIATEERTMNSGVTYVLITQNGKKIGWVDKKAIVAETVTKTVSVNYVAKIVTKVHSIDSLPYGVNGFKKLGMTSSYYNKNIIATEEKTTPRGTFVYVTLNGKGLGWVDKRALSVETVQSTRSVHYAAKIVTKNNSIDSLPYGVNGFKKLGMTSSYYNKNIIATEEKTTPRGTFVYVSINGKGLGWVDKLALSVETVQSTRSVHYAAKIVTKNNSIDSLPYGVNGFKKLGMTSSYYNKSIIATEEKTTPRGTFVYVTLNGKGLGWVDKQALSEETVQSTRSVHYAAKIVTKVHSIDSLPYGVNGFKKLGMTSSYYNKNIIATEEKTTPRGTFVYVSLNGKGLGWVDKRALSVETVQSTRSVHYAAKIVTKVHSIDSLPYGVNGFKKIGMTSSYFNNTVTATEEKTTPRGTFVYIKLNGKGLGWVDKRALLG; from the coding sequence ATGAAGAAAAAGAATAGACTAAGTGCACTGGTTTTATTTTCAAGTTCTATTGTTCTTAGTACATTTACAGAAGAACCAATTGTATATGCTGATACAGTAGACCAAACAAGTATTTTAGAATCAGAAGAAAAAGTGTCGGTTATTGAACAGGAAGAAACAATATTAATTGAAGAAGAATATTTGTTAAATCTTGAAATCAATGAAGATAAAACTGAAATTAAAGGCGAAACAAATCCAGGTTTAAGTATTCTATTAACCATTGATGATGGGGAGTTTAGTACCATCATTCCTGATGAGATAGGTCAATTTACAATTGATTTACTTAGTTATTCAGAAAGTAAGGTTTTGAAATTTGATGCTATAGATGAAGAGTCAGATGTAAAAATTAGTAAAGAACTAAAAATAACCGACTCCCAAAGAGAAGTATTATTGGCGCCTATTATTATTGATGAAAGTGAAGCAATGATTTTTGGACAATCATTGCCAGATAAAACAGTTGAAATTTGGCAAAATGACATGTTAATTGAAACTGTTATGACAGATGAACTAGGTCAATTTTCTTTTGAAGTAAGTGAAGAATTCCACAATATTGACTTAGTATTCTACACAGTATCTGATCAGGGAGAAAAAAGTGAAGCTACTGTATACAAAAAAATAGTTGAAGTTGAAGAAGAAAATGACAGCATAGAAATACCCGGAAAAAGTGAAGATGAAAAAAAAGAAGATACAGTAGTTGAGAAACCTGTGACAGATGTTCAACAGCCGAAAAGCGAGATAAAGGAAGTTGCACCAATAGCAAAGATAGTTGTTCAAAAAGCTAAGATAGCTGAAGTAAATGGAAAGACTTATCATTATGTTCAATCAGGCGAGACACTATCTAAAATAGCTACTGCGTATTCCACAACAGTTGATCAGATTTTAAAATGGAATCCAAATATAAAGAATGCAAACCTTATTAGCACAGGTGATTTAATTAGTGTTGACGGAGTGAACGTCTATGATCAAATAGATAAAGAAAAGAAAACATTCTCTACACCGAGTGATTTCATAAATTATATTTCACCAATTGCTCAAGAATTAGCAGCTAAAAATAATATATATGCCTCAGTTATGATTGCTCAAGCTGCACATGAGTCTGGATGGGGGAAAAGCGCATTAGCTACTGTTGGTAATAATCTGTCAGGTGTTAAGGGTAGCTATAATGGTAATTCCATTGTAATGTTAACGTGGGAAGAGGTTAACAATGAAGTTATTTGGATTCAAGATTACTTTAGACTTTATTCATCATATAGAGAGGCATTGTTAGACTACGTAGATAAAATTAAAAATGGCGTCTCTTATAATCCAGAGATTTATAAAGGTGCGTGGGTTGAAAATACAGCTTCACATATGGATGCAACAGAGTGGTTGACCGGGAGATACGCAACAGATTCAAAATACGGTTCAAAATTGAATGCGACAATCTCTACAAATAATCTAACTCGTTTTGATACGCATGTAAAAATTACAAATCCTATAACAGAACAATATACAACGAACTATAAAGCAAGAATTGACAAAAAAAATATTACAATTTACTCTGAGCCATACGGAACTGCTAGTTATGAATCACTAGGAAATACTAATAAATATATAGGGCAGACTATTACAGTAAAACAAGAAAAAATTAATAATTTAGGTACATGGTCGAAAATGTATTTAGGGAATACCTTTATAGGTTGGGTAAAGAAATCAGATTTAAGTACTGATGTTGTTAAATCCTCGAAAACCGTAAATTATGCTGCTAAAGTAACGTCTGGATCTTATACGATTCAGACTGACTTTTTAGATAATTCAAATACAATTAGTAGCTCAAAGTATTTAAATACTAACATTATTGCAACTGAAGAAAGAACAATGAATTCGGGTGTAACTTATGTTTTAATCACTCAAAATGGAAAGAAAATAGGTTGGGTAGATAAAAAAGCTATTGTAGCTGAAACAGTAACAAAAACTGTAAGCGTGAATTATGTAGCGAAAATAGTTACAAAAGTTCATTCAATAGATAGTTTACCTTATGGTGTAAATGGATTTAAAAAGTTAGGTATGACATCTTCTTATTACAATAAAAATATTATTGCGACAGAAGAAAAGACGACACCACGCGGAACATTTGTATACGTAACGCTAAATGGAAAAGGTTTGGGCTGGGTAGACAAACGAGCCCTATCTGTAGAAACCGTCCAATCAACACGAAGTGTTCATTATGCAGCGAAAATTGTTACAAAAAATAATTCAATAGATAGTTTACCTTATGGTGTAAATGGGTTTAAGAAATTAGGTATGACATCTTCTTATTACAATAAAAATATTATTGCGACAGAAGAAAAGACAACACCACGCGGAACATTTGTGTATGTGAGTATAAATGGAAAAGGTTTGGGTTGGGTAGACAAACTAGCCCTATCTGTAGAAACCGTCCAATCAACCCGAAGTGTTCATTATGCAGCGAAAATTGTTACAAAAAATAATTCAATAGATAGTTTACCTTATGGTGTAAATGGATTTAAAAAGTTAGGTATGACATCTTCTTATTACAATAAAAGTATTATTGCGACAGAAGAAAAGACGACGCCACGCGGAACGTTTGTATACGTAACGCTAAATGGAAAAGGTTTGGGTTGGGTAGACAAACAAGCCTTATCTGAAGAAACTGTCCAATCAACCCGAAGTGTTCATTATGCAGCGAAAATAGTCACAAAAGTTCATTCGATAGACAGCCTTCCTTATGGTGTAAATGGGTTTAAGAAATTAGGTATGACATCTTCTTATTACAATAAAAATATTATTGCGACAGAAGAAAAGACAACACCACGCGGAACGTTCGTGTATGTGAGTTTGAATGGAAAAGGATTAGGCTGGGTAGACAAACGTGCCTTATCTGTAGAAACTGTCCAATCAACCCGAAGCGTTCATTATGCAGCGAAAATAGTCACAAAAGTTCATTCGATAGACAGCCTTCCTTATGGTGTAAATGGATTTAAAAAAATAGGTATGACATCATCTTATTTTAATAATACTGTAACTGCAACAGAAGAAAAGACGACACCACGTGGCACATTTGTATATATTAAATTAAACGGAAAAGGACTAGGTTGGGTAGACAAGAGAGCTTTGTTAGGATAA
- a CDS encoding sulfatase-like hydrolase/transferase, with protein MSDEQAYKEVLDVLKDSEEKDFIHLVTMQNHLSYSGNYNQVDYKVTGYINTEEVEQYLQGMTYSDIAIKELLTQLDDFEEKTIVVFWGDHLPAFYSSKIIEQNGYLNTHETPLLFYNNFKQEEGQDIGTISPIYFINHVLELANAEVTPYIALLERLENALPAFEKGNYLERETGLKTNRSELKPSTQLLLEEYDLILYDLTTGKNYAEKMNFY; from the coding sequence ATTTCAGATGAGCAAGCATATAAAGAAGTTTTAGATGTTTTAAAAGATTCTGAAGAGAAGGATTTTATTCACTTAGTAACGATGCAAAATCATTTGTCATATAGTGGTAATTATAACCAAGTAGATTATAAAGTGACTGGTTATATTAATACGGAGGAAGTCGAACAATATTTACAAGGCATGACATACAGTGATATTGCAATTAAAGAGTTATTAACTCAATTAGATGACTTTGAAGAGAAAACCATTGTTGTATTTTGGGGAGATCATCTCCCAGCGTTCTATAGCTCAAAGATAATTGAGCAGAATGGTTATCTAAATACTCATGAAACACCATTATTGTTTTACAATAATTTTAAGCAAGAAGAAGGCCAGGATATTGGAACAATTAGCCCAATATACTTTATAAATCATGTTTTAGAACTAGCAAACGCTGAAGTAACACCTTATATCGCTTTGTTAGAAAGGCTAGAAAACGCTCTCCCTGCTTTTGAAAAAGGTAATTATTTAGAGCGAGAAACAGGGCTTAAAACTAATAGAAGCGAATTGAAACCATCTACTCAGCTATTATTAGAAGAATATGATTTGATTTTATATGATTTAACAACTGGTAAAAATTATGCAGAGAAAATGAATTTTTATTAA
- a CDS encoding glycosyltransferase family 2 protein: protein MQKDLISLIIPCFNEKEMVPIFYKTMIAVMEELNQCDVELIFINDGSTDNTLDQMRSLSQADSRVHYLSFSRNFGKEAAMYAGLKHAKGDFVAVMDVDLQDPPNLLPTMYRTLKNSDYDCVGTKRVDRQGEPVIRSFFAKGFYKLINRISDNHIVDGARDYRLMTRQMVDAVLELTEYNRFSKGIFTWVGFETKYIEYSNIERPAGKTSWSFWGLMKYSFDGIIAFSAVPLAIASFIGFIAFVVAVLLALFFAIRTLLFGNATSGWTSLMVMILGMGGLQLLCLGILGKYLGQTFLETKKRPIYILKETDETLKK from the coding sequence ATGCAGAAAGATCTTATATCCTTAATTATCCCCTGCTTCAACGAAAAAGAAATGGTACCTATTTTTTACAAAACTATGATAGCAGTTATGGAAGAACTGAATCAATGTGATGTCGAACTCATCTTCATCAACGATGGCTCCACAGACAACACCCTAGACCAAATGAGAAGCTTATCGCAAGCTGATTCGCGTGTGCATTATTTGTCGTTTTCGCGTAATTTTGGAAAAGAGGCGGCGATGTATGCTGGTTTGAAGCACGCAAAGGGAGACTTTGTGGCTGTGATGGATGTGGATCTTCAAGACCCGCCAAATTTGTTGCCGACCATGTATCGGACTTTGAAAAATAGCGACTATGATTGCGTGGGCACTAAACGTGTGGACCGCCAGGGAGAGCCGGTTATTCGTTCCTTTTTTGCTAAGGGATTTTATAAATTGATTAACCGAATTTCGGATAACCATATTGTCGATGGGGCGAGGGACTATCGCTTGATGACACGGCAGATGGTGGATGCGGTACTGGAATTGACGGAGTATAATCGCTTTTCTAAGGGGATTTTTACATGGGTTGGTTTTGAGACCAAGTATATTGAATATTCTAATATCGAACGTCCAGCTGGGAAAACATCATGGTCATTTTGGGGATTGATGAAGTATTCCTTTGATGGGATTATCGCTTTTAGTGCGGTTCCACTGGCGATTGCGTCTTTCATCGGCTTTATTGCCTTTGTAGTGGCAGTTCTATTGGCGCTCTTTTTCGCTATTCGAACGTTGTTGTTTGGTAACGCGACGAGTGGGTGGACATCCTTAATGGTCATGATTCTGGGCATGGGTGGTTTGCAGCTCCTATGTTTGGGTATTCTAGGCAAGTATTTAGGTCAAACCTTCCTAGAAACGAAGAAACGACCGATTTATATTTTAAAAGAAACAGATGAAACGCTAAAAAAATAA
- a CDS encoding acyltransferase family protein translates to MQTKTTKSRRIEVFDGMRGLAAIIVMVFHLIVMVEAGHASNASLDFKNKLWAIFTLTPLKLLWAGNEAVILFYMIGGFVIAKPYIEGRRIDFLAFVKKRFSRLILPYWLILIVTLICIALFSSLKSTISLSGSFNIKWSSMPSLFEILAQFLAFDVNMDVTAGAFWSIVQEWRIALLIPFIAAALSRYSTMRVVAVVALANWTLNDSFSQLGGYWGESLSRTNYYFIFFFIGAVLCKHIEQLRAIVASRPWVRMVSGILLPFLIPFQWVAAGLGIDLGRRDAMPVTALGIVLLLLVVMETPWLSRLFKQPIFLYLGKISFSLYLTHTCQC, encoded by the coding sequence ATGCAAACAAAAACAACTAAAAGCCGTCGTATTGAGGTTTTTGACGGTATGAGAGGGCTGGCAGCCATCATCGTGATGGTTTTTCACCTGATTGTAATGGTTGAAGCGGGGCATGCCAGCAATGCATCCTTAGACTTTAAAAATAAACTGTGGGCTATTTTTACACTGACACCTTTGAAACTATTGTGGGCAGGTAATGAAGCCGTGATTCTTTTTTATATGATTGGTGGATTCGTCATTGCTAAACCTTATATAGAAGGGCGACGAATTGATTTTTTAGCCTTTGTGAAAAAACGTTTTTCACGCTTGATTCTACCCTATTGGTTGATTCTCATCGTCACCCTAATCTGTATCGCTTTGTTTTCAAGCTTGAAAAGCACGATCTCATTGAGCGGCTCATTCAACATTAAGTGGAGCAGTATGCCGTCTTTATTTGAGATCCTTGCGCAATTTTTAGCCTTTGATGTGAATATGGATGTGACTGCCGGTGCTTTTTGGAGCATCGTCCAAGAATGGCGGATTGCCCTCCTTATTCCTTTCATTGCAGCTGCCTTATCTCGCTACTCTACCATGCGTGTGGTGGCTGTTGTCGCATTGGCCAACTGGACTCTAAATGATAGCTTTAGTCAACTTGGTGGCTATTGGGGCGAAAGCTTAAGTCGTACGAATTATTATTTTATCTTTTTCTTTATCGGTGCGGTCTTGTGCAAGCATATTGAACAACTGCGAGCGATTGTCGCCAGCCGCCCATGGGTAAGGATGGTCTCTGGAATCTTGTTACCATTTCTTATTCCATTCCAATGGGTAGCAGCTGGTTTGGGAATCGACTTAGGTAGACGAGATGCCATGCCTGTCACCGCTCTAGGAATTGTTCTTTTATTATTAGTTGTGATGGAAACACCTTGGCTAAGCCGCTTATTCAAGCAACCAATCTTTTTATATTTAGGAAAAATTTCCTTTAGCTTATATTTAACCCACACCTGTCAGTGCTAA